The Xyrauchen texanus isolate HMW12.3.18 chromosome 19, RBS_HiC_50CHRs, whole genome shotgun sequence genome segment TCAGCAGTTTTCTATacaattaaaactattttaaagagtattttcttattttgtgtaactGTAATGGGTAACACTTACAGTTgtattgttaacattagttaacatgaactaacaatgttaAATTCTACATATACTAGTCAATTTTTAACTCTGGAGATTGTATaagataacattagttaatacaatataaactaacatgaacaaacaataaacaattgtatttttataaatgaacattagccaagaataataaatgctggaAAATTGTATTATATGATGCTAACGACACCTAATGCAAACCTTATCATAAAATGTTACCCAATAATACTCATACTTGCAGTttccatgacctcatattaattgagacacTGGTTTATTTGTACTTATAGAAAAAGGTTGAAAGTCAATCAAAATAGGGTGATAAAATGGTGACATCACAGTACCTAAAACATAATATTCCCTtatgcatgcatgtacattttaaccaaaCGTCTTCATGTCGGGTAAAAAAAGCTATTGGACATATTATTTGTCATCTACTGAGCTATAAAGTATAGTGCttcttttttagtgctttctatataaaaaaaaaatctgctcatCACATTTGCAGTCGTTCAatggatgttttaaagttattgCAATTTTCACACCGGGGGGCCCATTTTCATGATTTCAACTAGGGCCCCACAAACCCATGGGCCAGCTCTGCACctaggatgctttttaaacagtactgaagaaGTTCCTGTGTATACAGCCatttgttggctgcttttccttcactgtCCAGGTGATTTCTGTGACATTCATTTGATGAAAGTTACACACATTTTACCCCCATATTCTCATCACCAGAAtgcgagaaaaaaaaaaggtgggcATTATGACATTCTTATTATTGCAAAGTGAAAAATTATATGTTATTGACATTGTATAGTATTTATATATCAGTAcccttggtactgcctttcattttcgcagtttaaaaaaatatatatcagggtaagtttcttgctggcatggcATACAGAAGAACTATGAACCATggtatggtaacttgatgttaaatatgtatttcaatTTATATGTCTTATCGATGTTCCTTTAAGTACACAAAATCACTCCAAAACCTTGTCTTTGCACTGGCTCTCAGAAAAGAAGTGAACGTGTACACTATGGCATTACACCATAATTTACACTTATTCAACTGTTTAAACATTGCATTTGTTTACTTTGGAAGTGCATTGTTGATTTCAATCTGATCTCTGATTCAGCTGATGTCATCTCTACGGTGGAGTTCAACCAGACAGGAGAGTTCTTGGCCACGGGTGATAAGGGTGGGAGAGTTGTCATCTTCCAGAGAGAACCACAGGTGAGATATTCTCTTTAAATACCACATTTTCTATTGGAATAGCAAGTTTGCCTTATAAAAAATAAGCTAATAgccggggcctgggtagctcagtggtaaagatgctgcctatcacctctggagttcgctagtttgaatcccagggcatgctgtgtgacttcacccaggtctcctaagcaaccaaattgtcccggttgctagggagggtagagtcacatggggtaacctccttgtgatcgctataatgtggtttgttcttggtggggcgcgtggtgagttgagcgtggatgccacggtggatggcatgaagcctccacatgcgatatgtctccatggcaacgtgtaacgggagccagctggtagatagctgtgcagtgtgtaaacctcactctcctgacctcaagaggtgcactagcgactgacgctagaggctgtagcctttagcctccttgttagagcacccgcctcccacgccagagacctaggttcgagtcctgtatggagcgggtagaacagaagCGTCATAAACGCACTCagcaagccacttgataagatgtgcgggttgacggtctcagatgcggaggcagctgggattcttCCTCCACTGGAATATACtccaatatactgtagatattctCAAAGCCAGACATGGACTAATAGCCACAAAACTTTGATTTCGATTTCATGGTGTCTTTAAACTTTAACCTCTAACATTTACTCAGCCATTGTAACACAGGAAGTAAGCAGCAAAATTCATTAAGTCAataactctctctctttcagggcGAATATAATGTTTATAGCACGTTTCAGAGTCACGAGCCTGAATTTGATTACCTGAAAAGTTTGGAGAttgaggagaaaataaataagaTTCGCTGGCTGCCTCCACATAACCCTGCCCACTTCCTCCTCACTACCAATGGTAACAACCAAAATGATTGTTTGTTCTGATAGCAATATTTAGATTGTTATCAGAACAATTTATTGTTTAGATATACAACTTTATATCCCACAATACTGAGACACATTGTTGAATCTTTAAGAAGAATTTTCTTTTCATTGTCAGATAAGACCATAAAGCTGTGGAAGGTGAGTGAGAGAGACAAGCGAGCAGAGGGCTACAATCTCATAGATGAGGAGGGCAGACTAAAGGACCTTTCTACAATTACAACTCTACAGGTGTGTTAaggaacaattcacccaaaaatgaaaattctgttatcatttactcacccttgtgttgtccaaattgacttttttttcttccatggaatacttaaggaagaatgttagtctcagtcactttcattgtatggagaaaaaaaagatgcaacaaAAGTGAATCGTAACTGAGGTTAACTTGCTTTCAAAcaactccttttgttttccatggaaaaaagCAAGTCAAACAGgggttggaataacatgagggtgagtaaatgatgacagaagtaacatttttaggtgaactatccctttaaatcttcttttctcttcttttttcatGACCTATGttcatgcatgtttgtttgtgctcATGTTGTCTAGGTCCCTGTTCTCCGGCCGATGGATCTACTTGTGGAGGCGTCCCCGCGGCGTGTTTTCGCTAATGCACACGCATATCACATCAACTCCATCAGTGTCAACAGTGACTGTGAGACGTACATGTCAGCTGATGACCTGAGAATTAACCTGTGGAATCTCAACATCACTGACCGAAGCTTCAGTATCTTTCTTCTGAGAATAAGGCAGAAAAAGAGAGTGACAGGACATTGTTGTGTTATGGTGCCTGAGAGGACCAGCATCAATGTCCATGTTGGTTAATGCTGGTTAGTGCGGGTTCCcaccctttttgaccaatgaatttccatgactcttccatgacttttccagttgcTTGTGGTTTTTAAAAATCATGTCATAATGAATCATTGAGACCAATTTGTGAATCATTTCGAGCTTAAAAAGTACCAACTCTAAAGAAGGATTCTCTCAAAAATCTGACATTACTATCGCTAGCGAGCAGGGCCGGTACTAGGATGCTTGCAAGCAATTTCTACCCTGGTTCCAAAACCACGTACTGCCAGAGTACGTAACTGTATTTGATAAAGGACACACTTTTTGGCCTTTCTagtatgttctttaggtatgcatgtgTGTAGTATGAATATATTTTAGTCATACTGTACTTCATCCAGACATGTGTGTATTGACTTGTGACCCAAATATAGGACATAAACCACGGAAATAATTGACTCTGGTTTCgttaaacaagcacaatttaaATGCAAGAAACTATTTTCTACAGTTGAGAATAGCCATCCGACTCACGGTTCACACCGTTTTTTTAAATCCAGCGTTTGAACGTGACTTCACCTCTGCTCCCGAGGGATTTTGGGATTGTGAAACGTTCAGTCAATCCATACTATATAATCTCGccagaaatagtaggtcatctgggtatttctcgCTTACTGTTTTATAACTACTGAGGATTccgacatactactccattggcatactgtattatagggaagtatggatattaaGATGTAGCGCTACTCTACACAAGCACTAACCAAGAGCAATATTttggtgataaaatattttaactaaatagtcactcactatagaaatttccatgactgttccaggcctggaaaacaccatTTTAAATTTCTCtgatatttcctagttttctttgaATGTGGGAACCCTGTGCTAGTCAAGCTGTTTTACTAATGACTTCTTGCTGGTTTTGTATCCGGTAGCACACAAGCACTTCATATTAGGGACAAGCATTCAACACACAACAAAGGCTTCAAAACATTTAGCTGACGTAGTGTTTTGTTAGGATTTGATATGGATGATATGATATCTCAGTATCTCAGTATGTTGGTTTTTCTCAGTGAATTTCTTTCAGACATAGTAGATTTGAAGCCAGAGAACATGGAGGACCTCACCGAGGTGATCACAGTGGCAGAGTTTCATCCTCATCACTGCCACCTGTTGGCCTTCAGCAGCAGTACAGGAACCACACGCCTCTGTGACATGAGAGCCCGCGCACTCTGTGACCAACATGTCAAATGTAAGCCACATCAATGCATACATTCAGCGGTGAAGCAATCATTATAACTAACGTATCCCCACTTTGAGAAATGTCCACATTTGTCCCCTAACTCAAAGGTTTTTGCATGCTCCATTAGTGTTTGAAGAGGCAGTGGATCCGGCAGGTCGGACATTCTTCTCAGAGATTGTTTCCTCAGTGTCAGATGTAAAGTTCAGTCATAGTGGCCGTTACCTGCTCACTCGAGATTACCTCACCGCTAAAGTCTGGGACCTCAACATGGAAAATAAACCAGTTGAAACATACCAGGTCTGTCACTGACTCattcacacagatacacatacataaTATTCTATTCAAATTGTCAGGCGTCCCAGCGTTTAGTAAAATGGCCTCActgaaaaagtaccaaaaataccatggcaatgttttttattttatttaatatttttggatTTGGCAATACCATGTTGGTGGGGAGGagatttacattggacatcaagtccacagcaaaagcacacaaaaatgtacttaaaatgaaACTGAATTGAAAAAATGTGCGCAGACCACCACCTGCGGGCTTTTGCACTCGGTAGCGGGACAAAACGTGAAAGTTGCAGGCTGGAGTGAGACAAaatgttaaattgtattttacGGGAGCGGGACAGGATCTCACTGGAGCGGGTCTGAAAAATCCATCCCGCACAGACTTCGTAATTCAGGTCCAGAACTTCACGAACACCCGCAGTGCGATTTGGAGGGAGATATTTGATAAGAGGGAGTCTGTGATACATAAACAGCAGCCACATGGTCACTGTGCACTGAGACAGCCCCAGGCTTTTATATGGGCACAAAAAACCTATATAGCACAAAAATATCTCTTATTACCATTATCGCATGTGTAACGTCTCAGACTCTCTGGATTGCATCAGCTGCTTTTTGAGAGTGTCGTTACTTACGgccaatgacaaaaatagaaaaacaatacacatttctggtgctgttttgtgattggttgggcaGCCCACCCTCAGTGTTTGCAACACACAGCCCGTCCCCATATTGCTTTTAACAAATGCAAAAttggtaattgtttttttttattttttattattaaaactgtttcccaaatgtttgattgggtgggCAAAACTCACTTTTGACTACATGCCTATATTTGGCCCCGGTTGGAAAACCACTACCATAAATATCATGGTACAcgaatattttattaaatctgtTGCATTGTATTTATCAAAGCACAGTGTCACCTACTGTATTCATCACACATGGTTCAACTCagtgaaataatacaaataaaatcttaaTCTAAACGATTGTTGTTACCATCCatcctataaaataaaaaacatcaaataGCTAGCTACTTTACTTTAATACTTCTGGTCACTAGTGTCTGTAGAAACCCAAACTAAACCCTATTAACAGAGAAGTAGTCTAGTAGAATTCTTGAATAGTATATTATGAAACAGGTAAAATGttaaataacataaacaaaaaaaaaacatacaaatattttacaatatctaTTTTCCATCTTTCAATGGAAGTTTTGCTCTAAGCCCTGGTTAAATTCTgaacctgcccctaaccctaaactaccCTATATACCCTAAccctgcttgcaactttttctcTGATGGCCTATTTTGTATAAACATTTGTGTTTCTTTAGGTCCACGACTACTTGCAAACCAAACTCTGCGCATTGTATGAGAGTGATTGTATTTTTGACAAGTTTGAATGTGCCTGGAACGGAACAGACAGGTGAGCCATCATCCAAACAATTTCACCTTTGACCTTTGAAATATAACTGACAAGGATCCAGCTGCTCTGCATCTGTTCTCTCTAAATCCCTCTCTTCCTCTCCAGTGTCATAATGACAGGGGCGTACAACAACTACTTCCGATTGTTTGACCGGGCGAGCAGACGTGACGTCACTCTGGAGGCCAGTCGTGAGGTGTGTAAGCGCAGGGCGGTCCTGCAGCcgaggcgtgtgtgtgtggggaagAAGAGGAAAGAGACGGACGTTAGCGTGGACAGTCTGGACTTCCAGAAAAAAATCCTCCATACCGCCTGGCATCCCAAAGAAAACATCATCGCCATCGCAGCCAGCAACAACCTTTACATTTTTCAGGACAGACTGACGCCCAACATTCATTCACAATGCACAAATACAAAGTGTGCCTCTCAAATAACAGACACACCCAACATCAATGATTCCACATGAATCCTTCTGTATGTGGTATAGCACTGTACTTCAGGTTTGTCCTCTATTCAGAATTAAATTGCGTATGCCTTTAAAATTCCAATTCAGTTGCTGAATTGCAATTGAGGTTGTAAACAGGATGCAGAATTGTAATTCCACATTGGATGTAAGGTAGTAgaaaatggaatgaaattcaaaGGCATTCATGTAACTGTTGTAAGTGTagttttttataatacatttgattttcaGGATGAATTACCCTTAAACATGCTATCATACATACAACATATGAGGCATTTCCATAAACATTAGATAGAATTCATTGATACTAAAGTAATATCCTGGATTTAGAGTTAAGATCAATGTACAGcaacacaaaaatttatttaaaaaaaaaaagaaagagcaaaaatcgaggttacaatgaggTACTTTCAATGGAAgccaatggggccaatttttggagggtttaaatgcagaaaatgaAGCTTAAAGTGCATCCtcaaagtattcacagcgcttcagtttttcatgtttcagccttattccaaaatggattcagttcattattttcctcaaaattctacaaacaataccccataatgacaacgtgaaagaagtttgttttccatttaatccattttggaataaggctgtaacttaacaaaatgtggaaaaagtgaagtgctgtgaatactttctggatgcactgtataatttattttaaagcacTTTCATTTCAGCAACATTCATTTATCTGTTaaaagctgtaaagttatttaaatcgtcagttttacagttgttttagggtttgttgacattacatcatcatggcaacgaagttgtaaaattggatataactacacagaaaaggtaagtgacTTTTATTACACACAAATCATGCTAACAAACTTACTGTTTGTGTATTATGGTTATACTATTGAAATAGTAAGTATTTAAAGTTTACAGTTcgatcccattcacttccattgtaagggcctcactggaacctcgatttaaatgtttttttttactttattaaattaatttaaattaacttttgtggtaataacattatgccacaaatgcaagtGAGCTTCacttgtaatgaacccggaatattattttatatatttaaatatgatatttaaaatgtaatatttttttgccagaatatactacagtatatacacacacactgacattttaatgtaatatatataataatattttactattatatgtaattttatataaagtatatacagtaatatatatacactttaatCTTATGGACCATGGTGAATGAACAGAAAATTCCTCTTCCTGTCATTCTATTTCAAATTCCAATTCAACATCCTGTGTCACTTCAAATTCCAGCTCATAAACTGGAACAGAGCAATcttaaattctgaattttgcccaACCCTGCTATAAATGTTTGACCAGCACAACACACATGCCAGGAGTGTGGTGTTTCTCTATTAATTTGATTTCTTTTAGCTTTTAACATCATATTTCTCATCTGGATTCAGTGATGCCAGCCTTGAAACAATCATAAAAACTATGATAAACATATATTACACAGTTTGATGATAAGGTCCTGAATGAGAATGTACCGCTATAATGTTATAGCATTGCATGCAGTATGAACACTATAAGTTTCAGCTGCCTTGAAACATGCATATTTACAAAGCTGTTTGCTCATAAACAGGGCTTATTtacaggaatgttccaggttcaaaacaagttaagctgaaGTAACATCATCTGTGGCATACTGTCGGTTACCGGAAAGAGAATTTATTCTCATCCATCAAtttgtaaaaaaagaagaaaaaaaaaacatctgtacAGTAATGCACTTTCAGTGGAAGTCTATAAGGCATTCCTATCGTATATCTTAATTGTCCTTTTAGTGGTGGGACTGTTTTAGGTGGATGAACTTCTGGTTATGCGTTATTGATGATTCATGTGGGTGGAGTTTGCTCCATGTAACAGTACTTTGGAAATAGTTAAGTCTCCTTCTGGTTACCGGATGTAGCagctttacatggtcatgacaggacttgaaatattaaatataattaacaagTTTAGAAAGtagtctcatgaataatttagAAACATTATGGCTAAATTTTCAAAagagtgtgtattttaatatttatcccAGTGCAATGATatgccccatttactttcattgaaattGCTTTACTATACATTcgacatttgctttttttttttattacaaactgatgagtcgaaattattttccGTGATAATAATCGACGGCATGTTACaaatgcttaacttgtattgaaacgttcctttaaagggatagtaactcaaaatgaaaatttagacatttactcactctctttttcaaacccatttgaatttctgtcttccgtggaacacaaaaggagattttatgcagaagtcaccattcactttcattgtatggtaaaaagatgcaatgaaagtgaacggtgaccggagctaacattctgcctaacatctccttttgtgttccacagaagtcttTCTTTCTAAATGGTTTTCGAACAACGTGAGTGTGATTAAAATAtgacaattttaatttgtgtatgAAGTGTCCctttaacaataataatgatgattGTAAATGACTCAAGAGCCTTTATGATGCTTTCTAATGCTCTACTGTGCTTGTATGTATACTATACAGTAGAATTAAGAGTATTGAGTTTTCTTTGGTTTGACAGACTGCTCAGGGACACTTTAAGGCCTCTTCCCATGTTCAATGACAAAACTTACAAAAGCAAAATCCAAAACAAGCAGTGAATAGGATATAGGAATTATGGAGGTGTGCCGAGACAATGCTGGAAAGGAATGTGCAGGGATCAGTTTCAATGCTGTTTCATCACCACCCTGACCTCAAAAACATAAAGAGCATTTCCATTCAGTACTTTTGTCATGTACTGATCGGTGTATAGCTAGTACCCAGATTTGACCATTTTATCTagaatattaaaagaatagttaactCAAACCCTATGACCCTCTTTACAAATAGAGAATCAGATTGTTTGAgtgctctttttctttaaaaaaagaaaagaaaagtggatTGGTGCTGTCAAAATACAAAAAGTACGAATAAAGTATCATAAATGTTGTCCAAATGACCTGTGCGCTATATTcctagtcttctgaagccatacgatagctttgtgccAGGACCAGGCTGAAATGTAAGTTGCTATTTACAGTAAATCTTGtccttttatttttggttgaactatccctttaatataaattctccaaAGTGAGCCAGATCCCTGTATTAACTATTTTCAGCATGATGTCGGGTTTGTACCTGTATTATTACAGAATTAATGACCACAAGAGGGCGTCCACAGTGATTGTGTGGATGTCTTGGTTACGGGTTCAAATGCAAAGGAAACTTCAACTGCCTTGAAATGAACAGCCAGACTCTAGTATTTCTTGTAACCTCTCGCCAGCATGACATCATGGAAGTGCTATATAAACCTTTCGCAACCTCAAGGGACCATTGTGGTATTCATTTAACTTGgacttttatttcatttaaaataattcataCAAATGCATACAGTCACAAACATTTCTTTTTGGATTCTgtttaacaaaaaatattaatatctcatagtatatatagtatgtatattgCTAGCCTACCACTTTACCAGGAAGGAAACTATGTAGGCGATGGAGAGCTGCAACTATCCCGGCATCCTTGAAAAAAACACGGTACAATCAAGTCACACACAAACAGGCAAGCATTTCGCCAGCTTTCCAcaagacacatttttttgtttgttagtttttttgtcccaaaactgaacattttgccattttcttttTAACCTATATCACATAATGCAtgctccaaaaacaaaaaaacatactgtactgaGTTTTGACTACAAAAAGACAAATGGGTACAAAAAAACAATGCACTAAGTGGCTTAATTTAAAAGGAAGGGAGGGGAAAATAAATTTTCCTGAGAGGGTGTGCAAATCCAGCCTCTTTCGGGGCTTTTAAAATCAAACAAGTGAAACTAATATACTTTTTGTGGTATTATTATTAGGTGGTACCATACCTCCCTTAAAgggttagctcacccaaaaaacaaattctgtcatttacatttacatttatgcatttggcagacgcttttattcaaagtgacttacagtgcacttattacagggacaatccccccggagcaacctggagttaagtgccttgctcaaggacacaatggtggtgactgtggggctcgaaccagcatccttctgattaccagattaccagttatgtgcttagacaccacaccaccaccacctgtAATCCATTAGTTATCCTGATGTCCATTTTTTAAGGAAAATTTCCATTTCATGAAAAATGTTGATGCTGCCCTTTCCAAAAggtttccttttgtgttgcatggaagaaagtatgTCATAAAATTTTGTAAAATCACAAGGGTACGCATACTGTATAATACtacaatttaattttttgggtgaactatccctttaatgcggTTTCAGTTTTCTCATGTTCATGTTCTAAAAACTGTACACAAACAGGTTACATTCATGTAATAGCTACTGATGTTTTAACAATGAAACCCATTAGACAAACAAATTAACAGATAAAAGAACGCCCACTGCACTTGGACAGACAACAAtctaaaacagcaggtttttgacTTAGGGAGAAGTTTACGTTGTTTTAAATccacaagattttattttatttttccccccATGCTAGATACTTCAAACAGCACAGTCCACCACCTTCAGTCAAAGAGTTGGCTACTTCAGAGTCGTGGTTGTGTTTTTAGTGGCTGATTTTAAGCCCGGGAGCCTGTTTCCACTTCTCTTCTTTGGGGTAAAGAAGGACCAGGAGAGTTCAACAGTGGTACAGAAAGACTTTGAAGAGCTGGGCTACAACTGTTCATTGGGATGCTGCTCTCTATCGGGTTCGGGTTTGCTGGTTTGACCAGGTGAAGGGGCGTGTGGAGGGTGGGCTACAGAGGGCAGGCTGTGGGTTATCGGCACGGTACTTGGCATGATGCCCTCCACGGGTGGAGGGAGACCCCCTGAGGCAAGACTTACTACACCTGGGGGGTATCTGCAGGAACAATATTAAACAACAGATGTTAAAAGCAAGATACAGCATAATAAATATAACAGAACACAAGTGTATCAAGacccatttttaaaagttgatgctCTTTTTATCTTTATCTGTCCGTTTAgcacatttttacatagaaaaaacatgggaaaaagcaCGGATGGATGCAAAAACAAGTTCGGTATAAATGGCCCTGAATAGGTTGCATAAAATCCTACATCTTGGATTCCTTTAATAATTCCATTTAATGAAAGAACTCTTATTAGGAAGACATTCCTATAGTGACATTATATAACCAAAGCTTGTAATGGTCAAATGCAACATttctcagtaacactttacaataaggttccattcttttacattagttaatgcattaggtatcattaactaacaattaatacattttttacagtatttgtttatctttgtttatgttagctaataaaaaatacaattgttcattgtaagtttatgttagttcatagtgcattaactaatgttaacttatacaacttttgatttgaaaaatgtacaagaatatgttgaaattaacataaatgaatgctgtaaaagtatttttcattgttagttcaagttaactaatgtttttaactaatgttaacaaatggatccACATTGTGAtgtgagaaaaaaacatttctctttgTTTTTTCTGTTAGTATCTGTTAAGCTAACTTAAGCTACCACCAATAACTTGCTTGGTCTCTGAAACAACGTCCTTTTTAGGCTGATGTCTTTCACTTATTGCCTTTACTTTTTAACCCCTCGCCTACAAACCATTCAGGTACAGAATGGTTGCACAATTAattggctgcacaattaattgaatcAAGATTACAATGACAGCTGTCGCAATTATATAATCgagaaaagtgtcaattacagcattccatttTGATGTACACACATTGTGCCGAAATGttctatttacaaaatgtttttgggCTGTTGTGTGCATAATCTGGCAAATCTGATAAAAAGGCAAATCTGatgcaataaataataaataaattaggtAAATTAGGCTAAAAGCAAAGCAGTAATGCTCACTATCTAAATTATACAGTGAACAatg includes the following:
- the LOC127660165 gene encoding serine/threonine-protein phosphatase 2A 55 kDa regulatory subunit B beta isoform-like, giving the protein MLSPVLCSDLAALEPEYTEADVISTVEFNQTGEFLATGDKGGRVVIFQREPQGEYNVYSTFQSHEPEFDYLKSLEIEEKINKIRWLPPHNPAHFLLTTNDKTIKLWKVSERDKRAEGYNLIDEEGRLKDLSTITTLQVPVLRPMDLLVEASPRRVFANAHAYHINSISVNSDCETYMSADDLRINLWNLNITDRSFNIVDLKPENMEDLTEVITVAEFHPHHCHLLAFSSSTGTTRLCDMRARALCDQHVKLFEEAVDPAGRTFFSEIVSSVSDVKFSHSGRYLLTRDYLTAKVWDLNMENKPVETYQVHDYLQTKLCALYESDCIFDKFECAWNGTDSVIMTGAYNNYFRLFDRASRRDVTLEASREVCKRRAVLQPRRVCVGKKRKETDVSVDSLDFQKKILHTAWHPKENIIAIAASNNLYIFQDRLTPNIHSQCTNTKCASQITDTPNINDST